A window from Bosea sp. ANAM02 encodes these proteins:
- a CDS encoding phage tail protein: MTNPVSMALGPFAFEAIGFHYDGLSRSVNTSWSDIEVAQRLNAQQWLGPTSDEVTIKGVLFPFEFGGQDSLDGVISAAEAGEPLMFVGGDAAAGMVYGYHTIQGVEEDRSFIDRAGVARRNAYQIKLKRYEGEVEASGVVGSLLSLLG; the protein is encoded by the coding sequence ATGACCAATCCCGTCTCCATGGCGCTAGGGCCGTTCGCCTTCGAGGCAATCGGCTTCCATTATGACGGGCTTTCCCGGTCCGTGAATACGAGCTGGAGCGATATCGAGGTCGCACAACGGCTGAACGCCCAGCAATGGCTCGGGCCGACCAGCGACGAGGTGACGATCAAGGGTGTGCTGTTCCCCTTCGAGTTTGGCGGGCAGGACAGCCTGGACGGCGTGATCTCGGCGGCGGAAGCGGGCGAGCCGCTGATGTTCGTCGGGGGCGATGCCGCGGCCGGCATGGTCTACGGCTATCACACGATCCAGGGCGTCGAGGAGGATCGGTCTTTCATCGACCGGGCCGGGGTCGCGCGCCGCAACGCCTATCAGATCAAGCTCAAGCGATACGAGGGCGAGGTCGAAGCCTCTGGCGTCGTCGGCAGCCTTCTCTCGCTGCTGGGGTGA
- a CDS encoding tail protein X, translated as MTTYLTRQGQTVDLVCWDFYRRTAEVTEMVLAANPGLSALGPILPLGTRIRLPDMPVAQRTARKLVSLWD; from the coding sequence ATGACGACATATCTCACCCGCCAGGGGCAGACGGTCGACCTCGTCTGCTGGGATTTCTATCGCCGCACGGCGGAGGTGACCGAAATGGTGCTGGCTGCCAATCCCGGCCTGTCCGCCCTCGGGCCGATCCTGCCGCTCGGCACCCGCATCAGGCTGCCCGACATGCCGGTGGCGCAGCGCACCGCGCGCAAGCTCGTCAGCCTCTGGGACTGA
- a CDS encoding contractile injection system protein, VgrG/Pvc8 family: MHPIIELTVDGKPVAGAFYERLMEFSCEDKEGIDSDRFDAKLLDGPPDFLELPRKGAVVVAKLGYRETGAREVGRYIVDTVKGACLPYSVSIGGKAADLRKGKLKTRGEKHWDDKQLREIVEEVAGDAGLAARISETIGQHRYKWVAQQDETPLHFLERLAKRHNALFAVKNGIVIFAERGSGLSLSGASMGEIVVTPDRVIEGTLEYEFNDRQAYGKVTAYYQDRDKAKRIEVEVEAGGASDSVYRLPEPYADAAEADKAAQAKAKQLKRGEGSFSVEMPGDTGVVAGAPLICRDIRPGLDGVPWLIDGVTHSFSKAQGFRSKPSAKLWDGKSGKGKSKSSGSGASSSDDAPASPPPANAPDNVKTGAPAGWSAGGLRLDQR, encoded by the coding sequence ATGCATCCGATCATCGAGCTGACGGTCGACGGCAAACCCGTCGCCGGCGCCTTTTACGAGCGGCTGATGGAATTCAGCTGCGAGGATAAGGAAGGGATCGACAGCGATCGTTTCGACGCCAAGCTGCTGGACGGCCCGCCTGATTTCCTTGAGTTACCGCGCAAGGGCGCGGTCGTCGTCGCCAAGCTTGGCTATCGCGAGACCGGCGCTCGGGAGGTCGGGCGCTATATCGTCGATACGGTCAAGGGGGCGTGCCTACCCTATTCTGTTTCGATCGGTGGCAAGGCGGCCGACCTGCGCAAGGGCAAGCTGAAGACACGAGGCGAGAAGCACTGGGACGACAAGCAGCTCCGCGAGATCGTCGAAGAAGTTGCCGGCGATGCCGGTTTGGCGGCGCGGATTTCCGAAACGATCGGTCAGCACCGTTATAAGTGGGTTGCGCAGCAGGACGAGACGCCTCTCCACTTCCTTGAGCGCCTGGCAAAGCGGCACAATGCCCTGTTCGCCGTCAAGAACGGTATCGTGATCTTCGCCGAGCGCGGATCCGGCCTTTCGCTGTCAGGCGCCAGCATGGGCGAAATCGTGGTGACGCCCGACCGCGTCATCGAGGGCACGCTGGAATACGAGTTCAACGATCGCCAGGCCTATGGAAAGGTCACGGCCTATTATCAGGATCGCGACAAGGCCAAGCGCATCGAGGTGGAAGTTGAAGCCGGAGGCGCCAGCGACAGCGTCTATCGCCTGCCCGAGCCCTATGCCGATGCGGCCGAGGCCGACAAGGCGGCGCAGGCGAAGGCAAAGCAGCTGAAGCGCGGTGAGGGCTCGTTCTCGGTCGAGATGCCCGGCGATACAGGTGTCGTCGCCGGCGCCCCGCTCATCTGCCGCGACATCCGGCCAGGCCTCGACGGCGTTCCGTGGCTGATCGATGGCGTGACGCATAGCTTCAGCAAGGCTCAGGGCTTCCGCTCGAAGCCCTCGGCCAAGCTGTGGGACGGAAAGTCAGGCAAGGGCAAGAGCAAGAGCTCCGGATCCGGAGCTTCTTCCTCGGACGATGCTCCCGCATCGCCGCCTCCGGCGAACGCCCCGGACAACGTCAAAACCGGCGCCCCAGCCGGATGGAGCGCCGGCGGGCTCAGGCTCGACCAGCGCTAA
- a CDS encoding deoxynucleotide monophosphate kinase — MMAALGLSAEQLDGSLKEEPTPLLCGRTPRQAMQWLGTEWGRDLVGPEFWIEAWRAAVERVQPTFSYHGGFDPIRLIVADDVRFANEAKAIRDRGGIIVRIERPGAGSSSGGAHASERLDVEPDRTILNIGDLPALHREIDAVAVSLRER, encoded by the coding sequence ATGATGGCGGCCCTGGGCCTGTCGGCCGAGCAGCTCGATGGCTCCTTGAAGGAAGAGCCGACGCCGCTGCTGTGCGGGCGCACTCCTCGTCAGGCCATGCAATGGCTCGGCACGGAATGGGGCCGGGATCTTGTCGGTCCGGAGTTCTGGATCGAGGCCTGGCGGGCAGCGGTTGAGCGTGTGCAGCCGACCTTCAGCTATCATGGCGGCTTCGACCCGATCCGCCTGATCGTCGCTGACGATGTCCGCTTCGCCAATGAGGCCAAGGCAATTCGTGATCGTGGCGGCATTATCGTCAGGATCGAACGGCCAGGTGCCGGATCCTCGAGTGGCGGTGCGCATGCCTCCGAGCGGCTCGACGTCGAGCCGGATCGGACCATCCTCAACATCGGAGATCTGCCTGCACTGCATCGGGAAATCGATGCAGTGGCCGTCTCGCTCCGCGAGCGCTGA
- a CDS encoding DarT ssDNA thymidine ADP-ribosyltransferase family protein, whose translation MTKHAIQDFARQRSIPYLVHFTRTANLASIIRNGIYPVSRVGEIGVKPVINDEWRLDGHLGGISVSIGHPNYRMFFKLRKDNPDIDWVVLCIKPSVLWTKDCAFCRHNAADARISSQPLCDLKTPAAFAGIYDEVEGLETRADQRLKSHDPTDAQAEILVFDAIEPNLIVGAAFETAAVLEPFKGILGDRQVIVPGTGRGPFSSRKFVR comes from the coding sequence ATGACCAAGCACGCCATTCAAGACTTTGCGAGACAAAGAAGCATTCCATACTTGGTGCATTTCACCCGCACTGCAAATCTGGCGTCCATTATTAGGAATGGCATCTACCCGGTCAGCAGAGTCGGTGAAATCGGGGTCAAGCCAGTGATTAATGACGAGTGGCGCCTTGATGGTCACTTGGGCGGCATTTCGGTTTCTATCGGACACCCTAACTATCGGATGTTTTTCAAGCTCCGCAAAGATAACCCTGACATCGACTGGGTGGTGTTATGCATCAAGCCTTCTGTTCTTTGGACCAAGGATTGCGCATTCTGCCGCCATAACGCGGCTGACGCCCGGATCAGCAGCCAACCTCTCTGCGATCTGAAAACACCGGCCGCATTTGCGGGAATCTATGACGAGGTCGAAGGTCTCGAGACCAGAGCTGATCAACGGCTCAAGTCACATGACCCGACTGACGCCCAAGCCGAGATCCTAGTATTCGACGCGATCGAACCAAATCTGATCGTGGGAGCCGCGTTCGAGACGGCCGCCGTGCTGGAACCCTTCAAGGGCATTCTTGGTGATCGACAGGTTATCGTGCCAGGCACGGGCCGAGGGCCATTCTCCAGTCGGAAGTTTGTGCGCTAG
- a CDS encoding SOS response-associated peptidase has translation MCGRFSQAYSWDEIVAFSQPLTVPADRPNLRARYNITPTTEVDIIVLTETGRELRKARWGFIPAWWKDAANKVGSTFNARVEGVADSRMFRSAYVKRRCIIPASSFYEWTGPKGERTPHRISAADGGLLAFAGLWERWTNPATGEEVISCTIITRAADRWMSKLHDRMPAMLNPKNFDAWLDGSGGRELLEHPPPELREWIVSTRVNSNRAPDDDPTLADPVESGEQKPEPNKESPTQGDLF, from the coding sequence ATGTGTGGTCGTTTTTCGCAGGCCTATAGCTGGGATGAGATCGTCGCCTTCAGCCAGCCTTTGACGGTTCCGGCCGATCGCCCGAATCTGCGGGCTCGCTACAACATCACCCCGACGACCGAAGTGGACATCATCGTCCTGACCGAGACCGGCCGTGAGCTGCGCAAGGCCCGATGGGGTTTTATTCCGGCCTGGTGGAAGGATGCGGCGAACAAGGTCGGCTCGACCTTCAACGCCCGGGTCGAGGGCGTGGCCGATAGTCGGATGTTCCGCTCGGCCTATGTGAAGCGGCGCTGCATCATCCCGGCCAGCTCCTTCTATGAATGGACCGGTCCGAAGGGCGAGCGCACCCCTCACCGGATTAGCGCCGCCGATGGCGGGCTGCTCGCCTTCGCAGGCCTATGGGAGCGCTGGACCAATCCGGCGACCGGCGAAGAGGTCATCTCCTGCACGATCATCACCCGCGCCGCCGATCGCTGGATGTCGAAGCTGCATGATCGCATGCCGGCGATGCTCAACCCGAAGAACTTTGATGCATGGCTGGATGGTAGCGGCGGGCGGGAATTGCTCGAGCATCCGCCGCCGGAGCTGCGGGAGTGGATCGTCTCGACGCGGGTGAATAGCAACCGCGCTCCGGATGATGATCCGACCCTGGCCGATCCGGTCGAGTCGGGAGAGCAGAAGCCGGAGCCGAATAAGGAATCTCCAACGCAAGGCGATTTGTTCTGA
- a CDS encoding tyrosine-type recombinase/integrase produces the protein MHRMTWRDVTDRGISIKQQKTGAELLVPVHSELQSVLDKAREARTDLVLLTTYFGEMFTVDGFSQRMRDAITDASLPTSCQPHGLRKAAGRRLAEAGCSAHEIMSILGHRSLAEAERYTKEADQKRLAAAAISRLEGQTGTKAPNPNERISPNRRRRRK, from the coding sequence GTGCATCGCATGACCTGGCGGGACGTGACTGATCGAGGCATCTCGATCAAGCAGCAGAAGACCGGTGCCGAGCTACTCGTCCCGGTTCATTCGGAACTGCAAAGCGTCCTCGACAAGGCTCGCGAGGCCCGAACCGACCTGGTGCTGCTCACGACATACTTCGGCGAGATGTTCACCGTGGACGGTTTCTCGCAGCGAATGCGCGACGCAATCACCGATGCGAGCTTGCCGACCTCCTGCCAGCCACACGGCCTACGAAAAGCCGCCGGCCGGCGCCTGGCAGAGGCAGGGTGCAGCGCGCACGAGATCATGTCGATCCTCGGCCACCGCTCTTTGGCGGAGGCTGAACGCTACACGAAAGAGGCCGATCAGAAGCGCCTCGCAGCGGCTGCCATCAGCCGCCTTGAAGGGCAGACGGGGACAAAGGCCCCCAACCCAAACGAGCGAATTTCCCCAAACCGGCGAAGACGCCGAAAATAA
- a CDS encoding cupin domain-containing protein, whose protein sequence is MSRVTVTALHFEPRGFVPNNLRLPVLIYEKAFDPAAIGDLATFMEKRFQDNGWPPQWRDGIYDFEHYHAEGHEVLGVATGSAELVLGGDGGREIRVEAGDILVLPAGTGHRRLKQSEDFLVVGAYPPGQAGDIVREEASTAMKQRIALLSYPPKDPVLGDEGPMLRLWANTSIT, encoded by the coding sequence ATGTCCCGGGTGACGGTGACCGCCTTGCATTTCGAACCGCGGGGCTTCGTTCCGAATAATCTCAGGTTGCCGGTCCTAATCTACGAAAAGGCGTTCGATCCTGCGGCGATCGGTGACCTCGCCACGTTCATGGAAAAGCGCTTTCAAGACAACGGATGGCCGCCACAGTGGCGAGATGGGATTTACGATTTCGAACACTATCACGCGGAGGGTCATGAGGTTCTCGGTGTAGCAACCGGATCGGCCGAACTGGTTCTTGGCGGAGACGGCGGCCGTGAGATCAGGGTGGAAGCTGGCGACATCCTGGTGCTGCCCGCGGGGACGGGGCATCGGCGGCTCAAGCAGAGCGAAGATTTCCTCGTGGTCGGCGCATACCCGCCTGGCCAGGCTGGAGATATCGTTCGTGAGGAGGCGTCGACTGCGATGAAACAGAGGATCGCCCTCTTGAGCTATCCACCCAAGGATCCGGTTCTGGGGGATGAGGGTCCGATGCTCCGCCTCTGGGCGAACACCAGCATCACTTGA